Proteins encoded in a region of the Methanobrevibacter millerae genome:
- a CDS encoding DegT/DnrJ/EryC1/StrS aminotransferase family protein, whose product MNIPFSPPDISDSEIDEVIDTLKSGWITTGPKTKKFENDITSYCDSAKTVCLSSATTSLEMTLRILGIGKGDEVIVPAYTYTASCSVICHVGATPVIVDSQKDNVEMDYDLMADAISEKTKAIIPVDIAGILCDYDKIFEVVENKKELFNPNSDLQKIFNRIIVIADCAHGFGAEKNNKKAGTFADFTCFSFHAVKNLTTAEGGAVTWINHEGIDNDELYKKYQIYSLHGQTKDALAKTTGSWEYDILIPGYKCNMTDIQASIGLVQLNRYDGLLKRRHEIIAKYDAAFSEYPFITQFHKTENSISSGHLYLLRIEDIDMEKRNEIISKMGERGVSTNVHYKPLPLLTAYKELGFDIADYPNAYNLFLNEISLPLYSTLSDEAVDYIIDNLLEVVKDYF is encoded by the coding sequence ATGAATATTCCATTTTCACCACCGGATATTTCAGATTCAGAGATAGATGAAGTAATTGATACATTAAAATCCGGATGGATAACAACAGGACCAAAAACCAAAAAATTTGAAAATGACATTACCTCTTATTGTGACAGTGCAAAAACTGTATGTTTGAGTTCTGCTACTACTTCTCTAGAAATGACCCTGCGTATTTTGGGAATTGGTAAAGGAGATGAAGTTATTGTTCCCGCTTACACATATACTGCATCATGCAGTGTCATCTGTCATGTCGGAGCGACACCTGTCATTGTTGACAGTCAAAAGGATAATGTTGAAATGGACTATGACTTAATGGCTGATGCTATAAGTGAAAAGACCAAAGCTATTATTCCAGTTGATATTGCAGGGATTTTATGTGATTATGATAAAATTTTTGAAGTTGTTGAAAATAAAAAGGAATTATTCAATCCAAATTCCGATTTACAGAAAATATTTAATAGAATCATTGTCATAGCAGATTGTGCACACGGTTTCGGTGCTGAAAAGAATAATAAAAAAGCCGGTACTTTCGCTGATTTCACTTGTTTTTCATTCCATGCTGTTAAAAACTTGACTACTGCTGAAGGCGGAGCTGTTACTTGGATTAATCATGAAGGAATCGACAATGATGAGCTATATAAAAAATATCAAATCTATTCACTTCATGGCCAGACTAAGGATGCTCTTGCAAAAACTACAGGATCATGGGAATATGATATTCTAATTCCTGGATATAAATGCAACATGACAGATATTCAGGCAAGTATAGGTTTAGTACAATTGAACAGATATGATGGTCTTTTAAAAAGAAGACATGAAATCATAGCTAAATATGATGCAGCATTCAGTGAATATCCATTTATCACTCAATTCCATAAAACTGAAAATTCAATATCTTCAGGACATTTATATCTGCTTAGAATCGAAGATATTGATATGGAAAAAAGAAATGAGATTATTTCAAAGATGGGTGAGCGTGGAGTAAGTACAAATGTCCATTACAAGCCGCTGCCTTTACTGACTGCATATAAAGAATTGGGATTCGACATTGCAGATTATCCGAATGCCTATAATTTATTTTTAAACGAGATTTCTCTTCCTCTTTATTCTACATTAAGTGATGAGGCAGTTGACTATATCATTGATAATCTTTTGGAAGTAGTGAAAGATTATTTCTAA